The genomic stretch CTACCGGCAAGAGGCCAAAGGCAGCTGGATTCGGTTTTTCCTATGGGTCAACTTCAGTCTTTTGGCTTTTATGGGGGCCCCGGTTTTCGACCGCCTGTTGGTTTCCTTGGTAGGCGGATAATTTTTAGGAGGATTCTCATGGTTTCAGGCAACTTCCTCAAAGCCTATCGATTTTTGTGCTACGAAGTTTTGTTCCTGATTGCGTTCGGTGGTTCGGTGAGAGCCATGGATGCAGGACTCGCCTGTCCAGATTGGCCGCTTTGTTTTGGTGACTATATCCCTGACTTTCATATTCAGGTTTATTTTGAGTTTCTCCACCGGGTATTGGCCGGTACAGTAGGGCTTTTTGTTGGCGGCTTTGGCATTTATTTGCTGGCTAGAAAAGATGTCAGTGTTTTGGTCAAAAGCCTCAGCGTACTGTCAATTGTCCTGGTGTTGGCCCAAGTTGTGATGGGCGGCCTCACGGTTTTGTTACTGCTCGACGAGAATACGGTCACTGGCCATTTGCTGTTGGCAACGATGCTCTTTGCTAGCCTACTATGGACATACTGGGAACTTCGAGCAGAGCAGGTTGTAGCTCCCAAAATCGGAATTCCCGGATGGCTCAAAGGGATGATCTTAACTTTGCTTTTTGCAGTTTGGGCTCAAATAATCTTAGGAGGTCTTGTCTCCGCGAACTATGCAGGTATGGCCTGCCCGACCTTTCCCCTTTGCCACGGCCGGCTGGTTCCCACTTTACAGGGATTAGTTGGTTTACAGGTTATGCATCGCTTGGGAGCTTATTTGTGTGTTGCACTGGCTTTTGCGATATGGATTGTTTTGCGTAAGCCTCAATTTTCCAGGAACGTTCCGATGCGGAGCTGGTCGCGCCGTTTGATTTTAGCAGTTATTGCCCAGATTTTCTTGGGAATTGCCAATGTGGTGTTTGTAATTCCGCCGTTGATAACAGTTCTACATTTGGCCGTGGCGACTTACATCCTAGGTGCATCACTGCGGTTGACCTTTCTCATGTACTGGGACAAGGGTGAGCTGGCCCAGACGGTTAGGTCCTCGGAGCGTCAATCTGTCGGCTGGGCTCGGCCAGTTGAAA from Pseudobdellovibrionaceae bacterium encodes the following:
- a CDS encoding COX15/CtaA family protein, encoding MVSGNFLKAYRFLCYEVLFLIAFGGSVRAMDAGLACPDWPLCFGDYIPDFHIQVYFEFLHRVLAGTVGLFVGGFGIYLLARKDVSVLVKSLSVLSIVLVLAQVVMGGLTVLLLLDENTVTGHLLLATMLFASLLWTYWELRAEQVVAPKIGIPGWLKGMILTLLFAVWAQIILGGLVSANYAGMACPTFPLCHGRLVPTLQGLVGLQVMHRLGAYLCVALAFAIWIVLRKPQFSRNVPMRSWSRRLILAVIAQIFLGIANVVFVIPPLITVLHLAVATYILGASLRLTFLMYWDKGELAQTVRSSERQSVGWARPVEKNQ